In Pristis pectinata isolate sPriPec2 chromosome 26, sPriPec2.1.pri, whole genome shotgun sequence, the genomic stretch TTGAGCAGTTTGGTTTTAAGTTCCTCTGCTAGTCCTGTCAGATTCATGATCTCCAAGGCCTGGTACAGGGACTCCATGGAGGCTGTTTGTTGCTGGCTCCACTGACGAAGCATTTCGTACTGTTGGTCTCGGGAGTGGGTCACGTCCATCTCAATCCGCTCGATATCACACTCCTTCAGCTTCAGCAAACGCATCAGTTCTTTCCACCTCCGCACGGGCACCAAGTTGATGATTTCATATAAGGTTCTTCCATCTAGGGGCATGGACACTGGAAGAAGAAAGCTCCAGTCAACTTCTGGCACACACTGGCCACCTCCCCATATACCCTGCCTGTTTGTCCATCTCCCAACACATATACATATATTATTGTATATTTATATAAGTTTCTTTTTTTCTTGCAACATAGGAGGCCGTTTCTCTCGTTAAGTCTATACCAGCTCTTAAagcatcccatcaatcccattccccctattTCCTCTAAACCAAATCACTCTCACACGCCCATAAACACCCTCCTGATTTTCCCAcccactagggataatttacaatgaGCACttaacccatttaccagcacacctttgggatgtgtgaggaaaccagagctccaggAGGAAAACTACAGGGttccaggaagaatgtgcaaacaccacatgGACAGCATTGTAGTCAGAATCAAACATgggagctgtgaaacagctgcACTATCTGCAGCATCATGTCCTGACATGAACTGTCCTGTCTGCTTCCTCACACTCTCTGCCTGCATCTAGATACTTGCTGCCCACTTCTTAATACACACTATCCCTACACTGTCTGCTTCCCATTGGCACATCCTGTTAGCTTGCCCATCTCCTGGAATGATGGGTTAGATCCAGAGTAAAGCTCCTTCTTTGTTGTCCAATTGAAGAATCCTATCTGTGCAGCACAGATAAAGTCCCTCACCTTGTTCCTCAGAATGGAGCTGTGATATCTGTCGGCTGGTCCCATAAATGTTGTTGTTTGCCAGTGGCCGAACTGGGAAGTCAATGAGAGGACTGGATTTCCCTTCTGGAGCTGGAATCTCAAATGGCTACCAGAAAAAACAGAGGGAAACAAAAAATTAATGCGAGCTGAACCCAAACTGAGAATTAAGTAACAGTTGCAGCAATTGGCAAAGACTTCTGCATGTGTGACGGATGCAGAGTGCACAGTGAGGCCAGGTGTGAGCACTATGTGATTGATGCACTGGATGTGAGTGTCCTGGTGAGGTTGCAATTCTTATCCATCTCCAATTGGCTTCAAGAAGGTGACAACGAGCTGCTGCCTTGGACCCCAGCTGTCTGTCTAATGGTACTCCCACAGTCCTACTCCATAAcaagttccaggagttagacactaaacagtgatatatttccaaatccatGTGTGATCTGGAGTGGAACCTGCCAGTGGGGTTAATGTCTCCAATGTCCTGCTGAACCTATCTCCATGATAGCTGTGGATTTGTGAGGAGcagttgaagaagccttggtgagtccCTGCTGCACATGATGTgtatggtacacactgcagcagtGATGGAGAGGATGAACATTTAGGGTAGAGGATGAGATATCATTCAATTCAAGTGCTTGCATCAAATTGATGTAATGAGCTGCCACTGGAATGCGTCTTGTGATGGAGACTTGACTTGAAGGTAAAGTACCAGACAGAGAATTCTACAACTCATCACCATGGGAAACGTAACCAAACCAACAGCTCTcagtactcaccaaggccttcacTTCATTCCTTGCCTCTTCATCCTCAGGAACTAAAACACAAACATCAAGACTGAGAATCCCCCAGCAAAAGATAAATTCTTGAGTGCAGAGATCAGTGAGTCTGGAGGGAGGGGCTGAAAACAGAATTTCTACCTCGtggccccctctcccccaccaccacccttcaTCACCATGGCCCACCACTCCCAGACTTCCCTTCTGTGGCCAATCCACCTCCCTGCTGCTACCCTCACATGACATAATCATTCCCTCACTTCACCTCCCCTTCAGTGAATACTTCACTCTAGTCCAAAAATACTCATTTACCACAACTGTTTCCATGCTCCTTTGGCCCCATGGCTTCACTTTGGCAACGTCTACCCTACGATATTTTATCAAatcccttttggaagtccatgtgCAGCATCAGTGAATCAGATCTCACATCCCccttgttacttcatcaaaacacAGAATTACTTTAGTTGAACAAGTTTTGCCTTTAACAGATCTACCTGCCTCTCATTTATAAGTTCATGTTTATCTAAGCTGTTGATCATCTCCACCTCTGACATTGAACTGACTGGCCTGCAACTGTTTAATTTATCCCTCTCCCTTTTGTTTTGAATGCGTAATATTTTCAGTctccattcctctgcctccaccctgAAGGAGGATCATAGTCAGCACCTGCACAACTCCTACTCCTCACATCCAAGGATGCATCCCATCGACTGGTGAGCTACCCACTGTAAGTACTCCCAGATTTCTAGTACCATGTCATTTATCTCACTGAGTATCCCAGCAACCAACTCATTTACTGTAGTTTTGGCAAAATCTTCTTTGAGTGCAagaatgaacctgggtctctgccaGGTGCTGGGTAATGGGAGTGGATGAGGGAACTCTGTAGCAGGAATAGTGGTGCACATGATACCAGGGCATCCAGAGAAGCCCCTGGCTGGGATATAAGCAATGATGGGAATACCTGTGACTGTCAGGGTCTTTGGCTCTTCCACAACCCACGTACGTTGAAATTTACAGCGCAAAAGTTGAATCATCACAAACAGAATGAAAAGAGATCCCAAGACACTTAGGATAGACTTCAGCACTGGAAACAAGAACACAGTGAGTCAATCACCCACTGGAACacagaaaaataatcagtcacgaTCACCTACCCTCATGTAGGATTGTTCCTTGGCCTGGCCAAGGAATATTTGCAGATACCTTGAAGCTAACATACTTGGCGTCCACTGGCATGCTTAGGACCACTTGACCATAAGGCAGTTGATGAGCTAAAGTGTTCCATTGACACCCAGAACCAAATTGCAATTTAATTTATTGTTTATGCCCCTCTAAAAGGAACCCTTAGTAACTTGCCCACAGCAATACAAGGTTTCAAGCCTGTCGACAACAGGGGTCACACATTTCCATCACTGGTCATGCATAGGTCCTTGGGCTGAATTTCCTGCCTCCAATGCCCCACCTGAGACTGTTGAGACCAATGCTGACAGCATAGTCTTTGATGTAATCCAGCCCAGCACATATCAGCGTACAGGTGGGGGATGGAACCAGAGTACACTTTTATTATCCAGATATATTGCTccccctttccattcccacaatAAGAACTGCTGTGCCAAGAATGGAGACAAGACATACCTGTGGCATAAGATGGCTTGGAAATGAAGCATCCAGAAGTGTTGGGGGAAGAGTCATTCTTAATTCTGAAAAAAAGTACACATCAGCAACATGTACAGAGAGAACCATTTCAGCCAAACAATCCGGAATAAGCAGGTGGACCAGCAGGGTTGCTGGTGTCTCTCCTTCTCAACCTCAGGGGTCCAGAACTGCCTCCCTCCTCATCCAACCACCCAGCTAGGGAGAATTATAGGATCTCAGGGCTTTTATTTGAAAGGTTTGGATTTCAAAGCTGGGGATTTATTCTGCTTGCTCCTATTCGAAAACGGTACACTGCAAAACTAATGTGAATACATTCTCTATTCATTGAAGGCAAACATagattagatacagagtaaaagctccctctacacaggCCCATTCGATGCAAGCAGGGCATGCACTTCACTGGTTAGGGATGaacaaagctccctctacactgcctcATCAAACTCTCAGCCCAGTtaagatacagagtaaagcttcctTCAAACATTGTGCCTTCAAGCACTCCCAGGGCAGGTAAAATATGGTTTGAACACAGAGTAAAGGCTCAACTACATTCTCCCATTAATATGCCTGAGTTTCAATCTCTTGAATTAAGATTTTCACTTCATGGTGTAGATTCAGAAGTAGACCCCAAAATAGAAGTCCTAACTCCAACATGGGAGTCACTTCTTCAGCAGTGCCCTGAGACATCAATCACTCTTGGCTGGATTAGAGCCATAGTTCCAAAGGAAAAGGAAGAGTGTCTATCCCATAATATTGTCTACATGTAGTAAGAAAGTTTCAGGATCTTGTTCCTGATCCAGCTTTAAATCAGAAGTGACAAATGCAAATTCTTAAATAAGTACAAACTGACTCACTCAGTACAGTTCTGACACTGGTCACCATGCTGGTAAAATCCCGGCAAGCACTCTCCACATTGAGCATCTTCCTGCTGTGAACCTGAAGTGATGGTCAACACAAGGAACCAGGAGTCAACGAGAGTTACTAGGACCAGGTTTCTACTTTGTTAAATCTGTGAAGCAACAGCTGCAGTTGAGCCCTGTCCCCAGAGCACTGTGTCGCACAGCTGGCAGGTGGAATGAAAGTTCAGACCACAAAGTCACTGACACGTCTATCGGTCTTTAGTTTCCAGGCATTTCTCCATTCACTCCACTTCTTTGCTCTCAGGCGCTAACTGCAACTGGATCTTCCTACCCAGCCTGAACATTGACTGAAGCTGGGCTCTAACTGCAGCCAGACTGATGAACAGATTCACCAAAGTGACATCCAAGATCACAGGCTAAGTAACTTGGTTGATGAGGGGAAACAGAGCATGTCAAAAACAGATCTGTTAAAACGTATTATGGGATTGCTTGATCAGATTAGGTGAGGAAAATTTCTAATTGTCTTAAAGTTGACAAAATTTAAGATTAATATGCCAGTAATTGCCCTTTCCTGATGGGCAAGGTGGAATCATAACTACCTCAATAAGCCTCAGGTTTGAGAAAGAATCTGTCACAGATCATTCCTCCATTCTCAAGTTAACTCAGCCCTTAAAAACCTAATTTCCAACCTTAAAACAACCTAGTTTATCTCACCCCATCAAGCCTACAATTATGACATGCTCTATCCTATAGAGATTGGATAGAAGTTTTCTCAACATGCCACACAACAGCAGGTTTAGATTATTAGACCATGCAATGGCAGATCCCTGCAGCCTCCTTGAACTCTACCCCATCAAAATAACCTACCTATTCACAAACCCAACCCTCAGCCTTACAATAAACCATCACCCCTCACATTATCCCACCTCCCACAATAACCTGCCTCCCTCATTAGCCAGTGCCTTCactcccatctccccacccctcatTGGTACTCACAGGGTTTGATGACTTTTCTGTTGCTGCACATGGAGCAGTTcaaacagtggaaaaacttgcagccGTTGAGGTGACATTGCCGGTACTGGTGAGCCTTGCAGCCGCACACAGTGTTATTGGTAGCAGTGCAGTTATGAATAGTTGTCTGCAACTCTAGATGAAAATAAGCCCGTGTCATTTAGTGGATCCAACTACACATCTGTGAGAATGTGAATGGGAAAATGGAGCAGAGAGGCGAGGGACAGAGAGGAGACTGAGGGACAGAGTGGGTCAGACACTGGGGGAAGTGGTGATCTAAACCTGAGAGTGGGTGGACTTTGTAGGGGGAGGAGAATTACTCCCATTTTTGCTCTCCATACAGTTGTCAGGTCAGCAACACGTTCCAAACTCGCAAACATCTGGGTCAGACAGTGATCAGGAAACCCCTAAAAGGAATCGTTGTTTTGCAATTTAAATAACTTAATCCATCTGCCAAGGGGGCACAGATTTCCTGACCTCTCTGGTGCTCACCTGTGAACACCTGACAGGAACAGTGTGGCACTGAATGGGAGCCAAGAGCTTGACACTGTAACTTCACCTTAAACATTATAGATGCTcttctgatgaaagatattgCCTACAGGAGCTCTCTAGGTCCTTTCCCAAGCAAACCAAGAAGAAAGTTCTGTAAGCATTGTTGCTAACGTTATTATTCAATATCTACTCTTCTGGACCTACATACATGTTAATTGATGTTAGAAGGTCTCTACCAAGGCCTTTCATCAATACCTAGGATCCAGAGGAGAAGAGGGTTGGCTACCTACGTATCAGCAGCAGCCTACAGCAGTGTGACATGTTGTAGGTGGAACAGAGTCTAAGACAGAGGCTGTCTTAGAGGTTaacagatatagacagagtctaagTTTCCTCAGCATGCCACAGGACTATCAGACCAGGCAGTGGCAGGTCCCTGCAGCCTTCCTGAACAAGTCCTCTGACCTGTTGGAGCCCATAGACCTGCTCTGCTTGCCAAAGTGACTGCAGTCCTCAATTTCTACACTCAGAATCATTTCAGGGAACTACTGAAGACATCGGCAGGATTCGTCAATCGGCTGCAGACAaaaagaaccacagaacactatagcacagaaaacaggccatttggcccttctagtctgtgcaagATCTGCAACCTACATCGACATTACCATGGAGCATGTCAGCCAGAATGACAGAGCACTTGAATTTATTGCTCTGGTTGGATTCCTGCAGGCACAGTGGAACTTTCATCTATTGGAAAGGATTTCATTCCATAATGTGTAATTGGTTTGTAAACAAAGGAAAATGAACATCAAATGGAATTTCATTTACtattgaattcactgccacttccctTCAGGGAATGCCCACCTTGGAGACAGCACTTCCATCTGtctcttttccttttgttcattCTTAGTGGTTTCTGTTTTCTTATCATCTCTGGTAAGGTGTTGACTGAACCTTGCTTCCACAGCCACATCTTTTTCCTTAGCTTTCCCTCTGCCATAGTCAACAGAGCCCTTGACCGCATCTCATCCATGtccctcatctctgtcctcaacCTTCCATTATGTTCCCCACCCCCAAGATGCCcatccttccatcccaccagcctctgcattcattcTTTGCAATAttcaccaccttcaatgagattccatcatCAGATATATTTTGCCTTCCCTCCTAGTGTTCTGGAGGGACAATTCCCTTTAATGactctctggtccactcttccattttccaccacccactcctcttctcacagcactttcccctgcaaccactgCTCTTTTATctcatctcttcccaccatccaggatatcCAAACAGTCAAACATCtcaggtgaggcagcaattcactGGCGCTTCTTCCAATCTAGCGTATTACATTCCTTGTGGTCTTCAGTACATTGGAAAATTCAAACACAGATGAGGTGactactttgtggagcacctttgttcagtctgcaggggtgatcctgagcttatggctgcctttcactttaattctccatcctggcCTACTGCACTATTTCAACAAGGCTCAATGAAAGCTTGAGGAGCAACACTTCAGCTTCTCTCTGGGCACGATGCTGCCTATGGGGCTCAATACTGAATTCCACAATTGCAGATAACTCACTTTGTGTTCCAGAACTGATCAGTTCTGTTGTAGCTTATCCATCTGTCATAGTAACTCAATTCTTCTCTCTTCACCGCCACTgcctgatagagtcatagagtcatactgcatggaaacaggccccttggcccaactggtccatgctgactaagatgctcatctaagcaagtcctatcagcctgcatttggcccatatcctttaaacctttcctatccatataattTGCTGGGCATTTCACAGGTTTTGCATGTCCCTTTGTCTTGTGTCTCTCtcaaactgccctcattaatctatcaactacTATCTATCATTACTATCTCACCACCATGGTCATCTCGGCTTCATCTTACCAGAAATATCATCCCTCTCCCGCcccctttgcaacttaaaaccaatttgtttttccctttcccagttctgatgaagggtttgtaacctaaaactttaactctgtctccctttgcacagatgctgcctgacctgctgagtgtttccaaccaTTTTCGTTTTTATTCAGGAAATGAACCTGTTCAATATGTCTGGGCAGCTGCCATGATTCCTTCATTGAGGATCTATTCACTCTTCCAAATAGACTTACGAAACATAAGACTTATAAGAGATAAAGGTCACTTATTGAAAGCCTGGTCTCTCCTGGGAGGATACAAACCAACCAAGCAACAGATAGAGTCATGGCTTCACCTGGAATGAAATGGTGAAAATGTGTTTAGAGTGTGTGGTCAATTCTAGACGAGCACTGCAATATGGACTTGCCAGGGTGCCAAGAATGATAACAGCACACAGCAGCAAAAGTTGAACACAGATGTGAGGGACAAAATTGTCTCTTGAAACAGTAAACAGGTCATAGGAGGAGGATTGTGATCATTGATGATGAAATAGAAAGGTGAGGGACAATGAAAAGGAGGATTATGTAGCAAGTTTTGGAAGACGCATACATTACTGCATCCCTCATTGGGATGCATTAACATCTACAAGATTCAATTGACCTGCAGAAGTTAACACTTGGATGCAAATCTTCCTGTGCATTACGCCAAGGACAGGAGAGGGGCAATAAAACACAGAGATATTGATAGACAGTGTGACAATAATAGATAGAGAGCATGAGCGCTAGAGAGAGTGCGTGATAGATAGCGAGAGACCCCCCACAAACATGTacatagaaaaaaaatgacagcatGAGAGACAAAGATACAGAGTGGAAAAAGTGAGAGATGCAAAAATTGAGACAGTGAGAGAAACAATGAGTCGTTGTGAGAGAGGCCATGAGAGAAGCAGAGTAAGACAAACAGTGAGAGGCACAGTGAAAGaggaagagtgaaagagagagattgagaaTGCAGAAGGCACACAGATATAGAACATAAGTGAGATGTAGAAATAGAGAGAAAGGTGGGTTAATTTTTACTTAAATGTTTTGCAGAAGGTAACAGTTGAGGTACTGTTCAAACTGCTCTAACCAGGCTGGGTTAAGGAGCTGGGTGGGGAGTTTGGGGCCTACTTACGTTTATCACATATGGTGCAGCTCTGACATTCACTTCTGTAATTATCAAAAGCAAGGTAAGTACGGCTTGGGCAGGTCTTGCATTGTGGCAGGTCACCATCTTTCTCACATGAGGATTCCACATAGGAGcctgattaaaacaaaatcatctcTGTCAGACTATCTCATCATTCATTCATTCCCCACTTCAACAGTAACTCTCTTGTTCCCATATATTATACATAAAAataaagagagcgagagagaaagcgagagggagtgagagcaagagcgagagagagtgtGATATTGTGGGTATTGAGGATATAGAGAAACACAAGGTATGAAGCGGCAAAATGTTGAAGGGGATTATAAGGGAATTAGCGGTCTCTATGCGTTTTTACAGACAAATCTAGGTTAATAAAAGAAAGCCATTTTGGATTTGttaagggcaattttttttttgaagtatttgagtgagtttttttgatgaagtaacagaaaattgaagaaggTAGGTCAATTAATGGTgtatatcaaaaaaaaaacacataataaATTCATTGGCATGTGATTAAGGGGAAAATAAGCATGTAGTGAGATGAAGAGTTGTTTATTACATTGGAAGAATGTACAGCTCTGTTCCCCGGGACTACTGCTCTTGTTGATATATGctgtattaacaatttggactTGGGTGCACAGCAtattatttcaaagtttgcagatgacgcaaactCAGTAAAAGTAAACAGTGAGAAGCATGGTAACATATTTCAGGAGGGGTTAGATTGATGAAATGAGCAAATATATGATGGACAAAATTTTACTTTTGATGGTAAGAACAGGTGATGTAAACTAAATGGTACAAACTAAATGCAGGCAGGTGCAGGAACAAAGAGAACCAAGATTATGTATATACACATAAGATTAAAGACAGCAGGAAAGACCAAAAGAATGATTAATAGGGATATGGGATCCTTGGGTTTGTAAATACATGCACAAAGTGCAGAAGCAGGGAAGTTTATgtttataaatcactggttacAGTCCAGTTGTAGTATTCTGTCCAGTtttgggcaccacactttagaaaggatgtgaaggtatTAGAGCATGTGCACAATGTGCTGGAACAATACAAGTGAAGCAAACATTCAATTATATGGAAAGtatgaagttctgatgaaaatcatcaacctgaaatattaactggttctctctccacagatgctgcctaaccacttagtttctccagtgttttttGCTTTACTACTGAAATACTTGGGGTTGTTCTCATGAGAGTGGAGAAGGTTTCATAATCATGAAGAAGTCTAATTGAATAAATAAAGAGATATTACTTCCAGGAGTCATGAGGGCATGGATTTATGGTAATTGGTTAAAGAACAAGAGTTGATGTGGTAAAAATGAATTTATGCAGTGCTCTGGATAGTACCagttgaaagggcagtggaagcagattcaatagtaagtTTCTTCCGAGAATGGTTGAGGAGGAAAACCGATGGGGTAAGGTTAAGGGTGTGGGAGTAATTGGATGGCTCCTTTAAAGGTCAAGTGGTCACCTTCTGAATTGCATTAGCCATGACTCTAGAGGGGTTACACAGGACACCCACCTGCTGGACACATTCTGCAGCAGAACGATGTTCTTGAATCCCGGTACTGGTGGTTTGGGcacttttcactgtttcttttcCTTCGTTTCTGATCTTTATCCTTCCAAATTCCCAGCTGTTTGGACTCCCAAATCAAGATCTGTGTGTTTCCTTCTGCTCGCGTCAAACTCCAGGAGTCATCAGTTGTTAAATGACTCAAAGTTCCAGAAGCAAATATCATGGCACAAAGCTGGGAATTGGAGAGTTTCAGCATTAGTCTGGGGATTGTGTGTCCTTGTACTGTTGGCTAATATATACTAACATCCGTACCTCTTGATAGAGGCAGGTTCCAAACAGACAAAATACAGAATCTAGCTCCTCAAATCTGGGCATCACCATGGCTGGTAGGGCATCTACTTCACCACAAGTTATAAATTCATGAACTTGCATATCCTGCACTCTACCCGTTACTATCAGGTCAGTGAACCAACCCTGGTTCTGTGAGACAAGTGGAAGGGGATGGTGCCAGGAGCAGTACAAGGTACACTAAAATTGTCAAGTAGATGATTAATCTCAACTTTCTCTGTACAAGACACGATCACAGAGGTACCTGCACTTCCTGCTAATATATTACAATGCCTTTAATTAATTTGATCCATTGTGACATTAAGAAGCATCTGagtgcactggatacagcaaaagctaTGGGCCTTGAAATTATCCCAGCCACTGAAAACTGAAGACTTGAACTGGCTGCTCTAATCCAACTACAATATTGACACCCACCTGGCCAACTGGAAATTTCCCACAtatgtcctgttcataaaaatGTGAGACAAAGCAAATTAAATCCAACTGTAACAGCCTACTCTCAATCTTCATCAAAGTCAAGTAAGGGGAAAGAAAACTGCCCCCCAGGATACTTGGAATGAGGGTTGTGATTGTTGCAGGCCAATCAGCTCAGCTTCAGGACATTGCTGTAGATGTTCCTCAGGATGGTATCTTTACCATTTTTAGCTTCTTCATTCTTGATTACCCCCAGTTATAAGATTAGAAATAGGAATGCTTATGAAGATTCAGTGTTCATCTCTTATTTGGAACTCTTCAGATTGCTAAACAGTACAGGCCTACATCCAACAACACCTGTAAAATTGACTGGTTGGGCTGATAAGTACcaaaacaatggaaaaaaaatcacagaaaaatggagcagaagtaggccatttggccctttgagcttgctttgccattgaatatgatcatgaTTGATCATCTAAGTATTATTTTCCTGCTCTCTTCCAAAATCCTTTAGTGtctagaaatgcatcttttaccttcttgaaaatattcagcaaataaCATTTGGGCTGTACATTCATGCAATTTGGTGACCTCTAGCAAGAGAGAACTTAAACACCTCTTCTTTACATTCAGTGGCATTGTCATTAATGAATTACCCACTATCAAGATCTTGAGGCAAGAGAAAggtggttaccattgaccagaaacttaacttggTCAGCAACATCACTGTCAATAAGAGATCAGATGCTGTACAAGTTGTGGTGAGTGGCTCACCTCCTTTTGGGTGCAAAGGAGTAGAAGAGCAGGATAGAGGTTGATACGCAACCGAGGTAAAAAGGGTGGAGCAAATTTGGATAAGAAGA encodes the following:
- the si:ch211-112c15.8 gene encoding tumor necrosis factor receptor superfamily member 25 isoform X1; amino-acid sequence: MRTGTWTRMQCWMWIRIGLCAMIFASGTLSHLTTDDSWSLTRAEGNTQILIWESKQLGIWKDKDQKRRKRNSEKCPNHQYRDSRTSFCCRMCPAGSYVESSCEKDGDLPQCKTCPSRTYLAFDNYRSECQSCTICDKQLQTTIHNCTATNNTVCGCKAHQYRQCHLNGCKFFHCLNCSMCSNRKVIKPCSQQEDAQCGECLPGFYQHGDQCQNCTEIKNDSSPNTSGCFISKPSYATVLKSILSVLGSLFILFVMIQLLRCKFQRTWVVEEPKTLTVTVPEDEEARNEVKALPFEIPAPEGKSSPLIDFPVRPLANNNIYGTSRQISQLHSEEQVSMPLDGRTLYEIINLVPVRRWKELMRLLKLKECDIERIEMDVTHSRDQQYEMLRQWSQQQTASMESLYQALEIMNLTGLAEELKTKLLNYSNSPC
- the si:ch211-112c15.8 gene encoding tumor necrosis factor receptor superfamily member 25 isoform X2, whose protein sequence is MWIRSLLCAMIFASGTLSHLTTDDSWSLTRAEGNTQILIWESKQLGIWKDKDQKRRKRNSEKCPNHQYRDSRTSFCCRMCPAGSYVESSCEKDGDLPQCKTCPSRTYLAFDNYRSECQSCTICDKQLQTTIHNCTATNNTVCGCKAHQYRQCHLNGCKFFHCLNCSMCSNRKVIKPCSQQEDAQCGECLPGFYQHGDQCQNCTEIKNDSSPNTSGCFISKPSYATVLKSILSVLGSLFILFVMIQLLRCKFQRTWVVEEPKTLTVTVPEDEEARNEVKALPFEIPAPEGKSSPLIDFPVRPLANNNIYGTSRQISQLHSEEQVSMPLDGRTLYEIINLVPVRRWKELMRLLKLKECDIERIEMDVTHSRDQQYEMLRQWSQQQTASMESLYQALEIMNLTGLAEELKTKLLNYSNSPC
- the si:ch211-112c15.8 gene encoding tumor necrosis factor receptor superfamily member 25 isoform X3, coding for MIFASGTLSHLTTDDSWSLTRAEGNTQILIWESKQLGIWKDKDQKRRKRNSEKCPNHQYRDSRTSFCCRMCPAGSYVESSCEKDGDLPQCKTCPSRTYLAFDNYRSECQSCTICDKQLQTTIHNCTATNNTVCGCKAHQYRQCHLNGCKFFHCLNCSMCSNRKVIKPCSQQEDAQCGECLPGFYQHGDQCQNCTEIKNDSSPNTSGCFISKPSYATVLKSILSVLGSLFILFVMIQLLRCKFQRTWVVEEPKTLTVTVPEDEEARNEVKALPFEIPAPEGKSSPLIDFPVRPLANNNIYGTSRQISQLHSEEQVSMPLDGRTLYEIINLVPVRRWKELMRLLKLKECDIERIEMDVTHSRDQQYEMLRQWSQQQTASMESLYQALEIMNLTGLAEELKTKLLNYSNSPC